In one window of Pseudooceanicola aestuarii DNA:
- a CDS encoding M3 family oligoendopeptidase, with product MFPTPFPVHDAKATGQSDTPLGDLPEWDLSDLYTGADATELKRDLDWLEQACRSFADDFEGQLASLDAAGFLDCVKRNETIQSVSGRIMSFAGLRYYQMTTDGERAKFLSDMQDRITTFTTPLVFFTLEVNRLPDDHLDGLFAEDPELARYKPVFDRIRTMKPFQLSDELEKFLHDLGVVGDAWEKLFDETIAGLTFVVEEDELNIEGTLNLLTDPCRRKREAAARELARVLGQNLRIFARVHNTQAKEKEVIDRWRGMPNPQTGRHLSNHVEPEVVEALRNAVVQAYPKLSHRYYELKRKWLELDRMQVWDRNAPLPSETQKTVDWAEARQTVMDAYAGFDPRMADIAAPFFDKGWIDAGVKPGKAPGAFAHPTVTDVHPYVMLNYLGKPRDVMTLAHELGHGVHQVLAAGQGEMLSSTPLTLAETASVFGEMLTFRALLDRATTQEERKTLLAGKVEDMINTVVRQIAFYDFECKLHEARRGGELTVEDINALWMSVQAESLGPAFDFMEGYESFWSYVPHFVHSPFYVYAYAFGDGLVNALYAVYQDQPDGFQEKYFDMLKAGGSKHHKELLAPFGLDASDPAFWDKGLSMIAGMIDELEAMED from the coding sequence ATGTTCCCGACCCCGTTTCCCGTCCACGACGCCAAGGCCACCGGCCAATCCGATACCCCGCTGGGCGATCTGCCCGAATGGGATCTGTCGGACCTGTACACCGGAGCCGACGCCACCGAGCTGAAGCGCGATCTGGACTGGCTGGAACAGGCCTGCCGCAGCTTTGCCGACGATTTCGAGGGGCAGTTGGCCAGCCTCGACGCCGCCGGCTTCCTGGATTGCGTGAAGCGCAACGAAACCATCCAATCCGTGTCGGGGCGGATCATGTCCTTTGCGGGCCTGCGCTACTACCAGATGACGACGGATGGCGAGCGCGCCAAATTCCTGTCGGACATGCAGGACCGGATCACCACCTTTACCACGCCGCTGGTGTTTTTCACGCTGGAGGTCAACCGCCTGCCGGACGACCACCTGGACGGGCTGTTCGCCGAGGACCCCGAATTGGCGCGCTACAAGCCCGTGTTCGACCGGATCCGCACGATGAAACCCTTCCAGCTGTCCGACGAGCTGGAAAAGTTCCTGCATGATCTGGGGGTTGTCGGCGACGCCTGGGAAAAGCTGTTCGACGAGACGATCGCGGGCCTGACCTTCGTCGTCGAGGAGGACGAGCTGAACATCGAAGGCACGCTGAACCTGCTGACCGACCCTTGTCGCAGGAAACGCGAGGCCGCCGCCCGCGAACTGGCCCGCGTGCTGGGGCAGAATCTGCGGATCTTTGCCCGGGTCCACAACACACAGGCCAAGGAGAAGGAGGTCATCGACCGCTGGCGCGGAATGCCCAATCCGCAAACCGGGCGCCACCTGTCCAACCACGTCGAACCCGAGGTGGTGGAGGCACTGCGCAACGCCGTGGTGCAGGCCTATCCGAAGCTGTCCCATCGTTATTACGAGCTGAAACGGAAATGGCTGGAACTGGACCGGATGCAGGTCTGGGATCGCAATGCCCCCCTGCCCAGCGAGACCCAGAAAACCGTCGATTGGGCCGAGGCGCGCCAGACCGTGATGGATGCCTATGCCGGGTTCGATCCCCGCATGGCCGACATCGCGGCGCCCTTCTTCGACAAGGGGTGGATCGACGCGGGTGTGAAACCGGGCAAGGCCCCCGGCGCGTTCGCCCACCCCACCGTCACGGATGTGCATCCCTACGTGATGCTGAACTACCTGGGAAAACCGCGCGACGTGATGACCCTGGCCCATGAGCTGGGCCACGGCGTGCACCAGGTACTGGCGGCCGGACAGGGGGAAATGCTGTCCTCCACCCCGCTGACGTTGGCGGAAACCGCGTCGGTCTTCGGAGAGATGCTGACCTTCCGCGCGTTGCTGGACCGTGCCACCACGCAGGAGGAACGCAAGACCCTGCTGGCCGGCAAGGTCGAGGACATGATCAACACGGTCGTGCGCCAGATCGCCTTCTACGATTTCGAATGCAAGCTGCACGAGGCGCGTCGCGGCGGCGAATTGACGGTAGAGGACATAAACGCGCTGTGGATGTCCGTTCAGGCCGAAAGCCTGGGCCCGGCCTTCGACTTCATGGAAGGCTACGAATCCTTCTGGTCCTACGTGCCGCATTTCGTGCATTCGCCATTCTACGTCTACGCCTATGCCTTTGGCGACGGGCTGGTGAACGCGCTCTATGCCGTCTACCAGGACCAGCCGGACGGGTTCCAGGAAAAGTACTTCGACATGCTCAAGGCGGGCGGTTCGAAACACCACAAGGAATTGCTGGCGCCCTTCGGCCTCGATGCCTCTGACCCGGCGTTCTGGGACAAGGGCCTGTCGATGATCGCCGGGATGATCGATGAGCTGGAAGCCATGGAAGACTGA
- a CDS encoding alpha/beta fold hydrolase: protein MTQAPFHADVDEGPAGGRAVWLTASDGVRIRVGYWPCDGARGTVLLFPGRTEYIEKYGRAAADFAMRGYATLAVDWRGQGLADRVAGDPAVGHVGHFSDYQADAAAVVAAMPGLDLPAPWHLVGHSMGGAIGLRALMEGLPVASAAFTGPMWGIELPLALRPVAWALSAASARLGLGERLSPGTKAESYVLAETFEDNKLTTDTEMYNYMQRQTRAHPELGLGGPTMHWLYEALFETRRLSRLPAPDVPGLTFLGTDEEIVSADRIRARMDGWPGGRLEMLPGGRHEVMMEDPATRTRVFDMAVAHFDAHGPD from the coding sequence ATGACGCAGGCACCGTTTCACGCAGATGTCGATGAGGGCCCCGCCGGGGGCCGCGCCGTCTGGCTGACCGCGTCGGACGGCGTGCGCATCCGGGTCGGGTACTGGCCCTGCGACGGAGCACGGGGGACGGTTCTGCTGTTCCCCGGCCGCACCGAATACATCGAGAAATACGGCCGCGCCGCCGCCGATTTCGCGATGCGGGGTTATGCCACGCTGGCCGTCGACTGGCGCGGCCAGGGGCTGGCCGACCGGGTCGCGGGCGATCCGGCGGTGGGTCACGTCGGCCATTTCTCGGATTATCAGGCCGATGCCGCGGCGGTCGTGGCCGCAATGCCCGGCCTGGACCTGCCCGCGCCCTGGCACCTGGTGGGCCATTCCATGGGTGGCGCCATCGGGCTGCGCGCGCTGATGGAGGGGCTGCCCGTCGCCTCTGCCGCGTTCACCGGGCCGATGTGGGGCATCGAATTGCCGCTGGCCCTGCGGCCGGTGGCCTGGGCGCTGTCAGCCGCGTCTGCCCGGCTGGGGTTGGGCGAACGGCTGTCTCCGGGCACCAAGGCCGAAAGCTACGTGCTGGCCGAGACATTCGAGGACAACAAGCTGACCACCGATACGGAGATGTACAACTACATGCAGCGCCAGACCCGCGCGCATCCCGAACTGGGGTTGGGCGGGCCGACGATGCATTGGCTGTACGAAGCCCTGTTCGAGACCCGGCGCCTGTCCCGCCTGCCCGCGCCGGATGTGCCCGGCCTGACTTTTCTGGGCACGGACGAGGAAATCGTCTCCGCCGACCGGATCCGCGCGCGGATGGACGGCTGGCCCGGTGGACGGCTGGAGATGCTGCCGGGCGGTCGCCACGAGGTGATGATGGAAGACCCCGCCACCCGGACCCGTGTCTTTGACATGGCGGTGGCGCATTTCGACGCGCACGGCCCTGACTGA
- a CDS encoding SCP2 sterol-binding domain-containing protein — translation MSETIDKAVAALNEKLGGEGIDGTAKFVIEGEGAVFVDSAGARAADEDADVTLTASRETFEGIVSGEVNATSAFMSGDLAVDGDMGKAMQLGAALA, via the coding sequence ATGAGCGAGACGATCGACAAGGCCGTGGCCGCCCTGAACGAGAAGCTGGGCGGCGAAGGTATCGACGGCACCGCCAAGTTCGTCATCGAAGGCGAAGGCGCGGTTTTCGTGGACAGCGCCGGCGCCCGCGCCGCCGATGAGGACGCCGACGTGACCCTGACCGCCTCCCGCGAGACGTTCGAGGGCATCGTGTCCGGCGAAGTCAACGCCACCTCCGCCTTCATGTCGGGCGATCTGGCGGTCGATGGCGACATGGGCAAGGCGATGCAGCTGGGCGCGGCGCTGGCCTGA
- a CDS encoding tetratricopeptide repeat protein: MTVCAAASLALAVPAGLPAFAQEVPPPEDAPMRDRAAPADRMAPEGAVPPDPSPEEGARRDDVPALMARLREADPAEARGIDRELRLIWSRSGSAAMDLLLQRGRDSLDAGDFPTAIGHLSALIDHAPDFAEAYHARAQAYFRSEEFGLALADLQQALALNPDHFAVVYGMSVILEQIGREAEAHDGFSAILDIYPAHRDAAEGRDRLSRAVTGLDI, translated from the coding sequence ATGACGGTTTGTGCCGCAGCGTCACTGGCGCTGGCGGTGCCCGCAGGGCTGCCCGCCTTCGCCCAGGAGGTGCCCCCGCCCGAGGACGCGCCGATGCGGGACCGCGCCGCACCAGCGGACCGGATGGCCCCCGAAGGCGCCGTCCCCCCAGATCCTTCTCCGGAGGAGGGCGCGCGCCGCGATGACGTGCCCGCGCTGATGGCCCGCCTGCGTGAGGCCGATCCGGCAGAGGCGCGCGGGATAGACCGGGAATTGCGGCTGATCTGGTCGCGCTCAGGCTCCGCCGCGATGGACCTGCTGCTGCAACGCGGGCGCGATTCGCTGGATGCGGGGGATTTCCCCACCGCCATCGGCCACCTGTCGGCGCTGATCGACCACGCCCCCGATTTCGCCGAAGCCTACCACGCCCGCGCCCAGGCCTATTTCCGGTCGGAGGAATTCGGCCTGGCGCTTGCCGATCTGCAACAGGCGCTGGCGCTCAACCCCGATCATTTCGCCGTGGTCTACGGCATGTCCGTCATCCTGGAGCAGATCGGCCGGGAGGCGGAGGCGCATGACGGTTTCAGCGCCATCCTGGACATCTACCCGGCGCATCGAGACGCGGCCGAGGGCCGGGACAGATTGTCCCGCGCCGTCACCGGGTTGGACATCTGA
- a CDS encoding helicase-related protein, whose protein sequence is MALPRKVSAVLGPTNTGKTHYAIDRMLGYRTGIIGLPLRLLAREVYDRIVAVRGPSVVALVTGEERIVPPRTQYWVCTVEAMPEGMGTDFLAVDEIQLCADPERGHVFTDRLLRARGTHETLFLGAETMRSVIAALVPEADFMHRERMSHLSYAGSRKISRMPARSAIVGFSVDNIYAMAELIRRQKGGAAVVMGALSPRTRNAQVDLYQNGDVDYLVATDAIGMGLNLDVNHVAFSALSKFDGRRMRQLAPNELAQIAGRAGRGMSDGTFGVTGEAPPLDEEVAEAIMEHRFTPIRKLLWRNSDLSFGHVDALIASLERGPADERLMKARDADDLIALKSLAADVETRARASDPRAVRLLWDVCRIPDFRGISHAEHASLLETIFGHLHERGHIPNDWIARQVNRIDRTDGDIDTLSKRLAYIRTWTYVAQRNGWVHDESHWRGETRAVEDRLSDALHARLTQRFVDRRTSVLLRRLKQKEALLAEVNDNGDVTVEGEFVGRLEGFRFRQDKDASGQEAKTLRQASLQALQPQFHLRADRFYNAPDTEIDFTEQGGLMWGDQAVGKLIAGAEPLKPQVSAFVDDEAGPEVAQKVQRRLQHFIDRKVAALMEPLLNLQHDEALTGLARGFAFRMVEALGILPRGDVAEEVKALDQEARGALRKHGLRFGQFTIFLPLLLKPAPTRLRLVLWSLSQGLDEFPEAPPPGLVTVPAPRDVPQGYFAMAGYRAAGDRAIRIDMLERLADMLRGEDSRGGFEAKADMLSITGMTLEQFAELMQGLGYKAEKGERAKQRAVAEPATQPQATPAAEGKAPSENKGLAGEVDAKGEGGSTSSDATAEPTAVTEAPALDAPAEDATTPAQPPEESATMPVSEVEAVPEAAGAETGAEAATTAETPTDAAPAETTPDASAEGAPKEEETEVFFTFTWGGRAGGRGRQGDGAQRGRGRNRSAGNQSAGGKGDGKGRGDRGNDRNGDKPGGKPRGKPRGKGQGPREDKAKTYQARPPRKEQKIDPDNPFAALAALKGKQ, encoded by the coding sequence ATGGCCCTTCCGCGCAAGGTGTCGGCCGTTCTCGGTCCGACCAACACTGGCAAGACTCACTACGCGATCGACCGGATGCTGGGATACCGCACCGGGATCATCGGGCTGCCCCTGCGGCTGCTCGCCCGGGAAGTCTATGATCGCATCGTCGCCGTGCGCGGCCCCTCGGTCGTGGCGCTGGTCACGGGGGAGGAACGGATCGTGCCGCCGCGCACGCAATACTGGGTCTGCACGGTCGAGGCGATGCCCGAGGGGATGGGCACCGATTTCCTGGCCGTCGACGAGATCCAGCTTTGCGCCGATCCTGAGCGGGGCCATGTCTTCACCGACCGGCTGCTGCGCGCGCGCGGCACTCACGAGACACTGTTCCTGGGCGCCGAAACCATGCGCAGCGTCATCGCCGCGCTGGTGCCTGAGGCGGATTTCATGCACCGCGAACGGATGTCGCATCTCAGCTATGCCGGCTCCCGCAAGATCAGCCGGATGCCGGCGCGTAGTGCCATCGTCGGGTTTTCCGTCGACAATATCTATGCCATGGCGGAACTGATCCGCCGGCAGAAGGGCGGCGCGGCGGTGGTGATGGGCGCGCTCAGCCCGCGCACGCGCAACGCGCAGGTGGACCTGTACCAGAACGGGGATGTGGATTACCTGGTGGCCACCGACGCCATCGGCATGGGGTTGAACCTCGACGTGAATCACGTCGCCTTTTCCGCCCTGTCGAAATTCGATGGCCGCCGGATGCGCCAGCTGGCCCCGAACGAACTGGCGCAGATCGCCGGGCGCGCCGGGCGCGGCATGTCGGACGGCACCTTTGGCGTGACAGGAGAGGCCCCGCCCCTGGATGAGGAAGTCGCCGAGGCGATCATGGAGCATCGCTTTACCCCGATCCGCAAATTGCTGTGGCGCAATTCGGACCTGTCCTTCGGTCACGTCGATGCGCTGATCGCCTCGCTCGAACGCGGGCCTGCGGACGAGCGGCTGATGAAGGCGCGCGATGCCGATGACCTGATCGCGCTGAAATCGCTGGCCGCCGATGTCGAAACCCGCGCGCGCGCCTCCGATCCGCGCGCGGTGCGGCTGCTGTGGGATGTCTGCCGGATTCCCGATTTCCGGGGCATCAGCCACGCCGAACATGCCTCTCTGCTGGAGACGATATTCGGCCACCTGCATGAACGCGGCCACATTCCCAATGATTGGATCGCGCGACAGGTGAACCGTATTGACCGCACCGACGGGGATATCGATACACTTTCGAAACGATTGGCCTATATCCGCACTTGGACCTATGTGGCGCAACGCAACGGGTGGGTGCACGACGAAAGTCATTGGCGCGGCGAGACCCGCGCGGTAGAAGACCGCTTGTCGGATGCGCTTCACGCGCGGCTGACTCAGCGATTTGTGGACCGGCGCACCTCGGTTTTGTTGCGCCGGCTCAAACAGAAGGAGGCCCTCTTGGCCGAAGTGAATGACAACGGTGACGTGACCGTCGAAGGCGAATTCGTCGGACGGCTGGAGGGATTCCGCTTCCGGCAGGACAAGGACGCATCGGGCCAGGAGGCAAAGACGTTGCGCCAGGCCAGCTTGCAGGCGCTGCAACCGCAGTTCCATCTGCGCGCGGATCGGTTCTACAACGCCCCCGATACCGAGATTGATTTCACCGAACAGGGTGGCCTGATGTGGGGCGACCAGGCGGTGGGCAAGCTGATCGCGGGCGCAGAGCCGCTGAAGCCGCAGGTCAGCGCTTTCGTCGATGACGAGGCCGGGCCTGAGGTCGCCCAGAAAGTGCAGCGCCGCCTGCAACATTTCATCGACCGCAAGGTCGCCGCCCTGATGGAGCCGTTGCTGAACCTGCAACACGACGAGGCGCTGACCGGGCTGGCGCGGGGCTTTGCCTTCCGCATGGTCGAGGCGTTGGGTATCCTGCCGCGCGGCGATGTCGCCGAGGAGGTCAAGGCGCTGGATCAGGAGGCGCGCGGCGCCCTGCGCAAGCACGGGCTGCGCTTCGGCCAGTTCACCATCTTCCTGCCGCTGCTGCTGAAACCCGCGCCGACCCGGCTGCGGCTGGTGCTGTGGTCGCTGTCCCAGGGGCTGGACGAATTTCCGGAGGCGCCGCCGCCCGGTCTGGTCACGGTGCCCGCGCCACGCGACGTGCCGCAGGGCTATTTCGCCATGGCGGGCTACCGTGCGGCCGGGGATCGCGCGATCCGCATCGACATGCTGGAGCGCCTGGCGGACATGCTGCGCGGTGAAGACAGCCGTGGCGGGTTCGAGGCCAAGGCCGACATGCTGTCGATCACCGGCATGACGCTGGAACAATTTGCGGAGCTGATGCAGGGTCTTGGCTACAAGGCCGAGAAGGGCGAGCGGGCAAAGCAGCGCGCGGTGGCCGAACCCGCGACGCAACCGCAGGCGACCCCTGCCGCGGAGGGGAAAGCTCCCTCCGAAAACAAGGGGCTGGCAGGTGAAGTTGATGCAAAGGGTGAAGGTGGCAGCACCTCGTCCGACGCGACGGCGGAGCCTACAGCCGTGACGGAAGCACCCGCCCTGGACGCCCCTGCGGAGGACGCCACAACCCCGGCCCAGCCGCCGGAGGAGAGCGCGACCATGCCTGTCTCCGAAGTTGAGGCCGTGCCGGAGGCCGCTGGTGCGGAGACCGGCGCCGAAGCCGCGACCACGGCTGAGACGCCGACAGATGCAGCGCCCGCTGAGACCACGCCAGATGCGTCCGCCGAGGGCGCCCCCAAGGAAGAGGAGACGGAGGTTTTCTTTACCTTCACCTGGGGGGGGCGTGCCGGGGGCCGCGGCCGTCAGGGCGACGGTGCCCAGCGTGGCCGGGGCCGCAACCGCTCTGCCGGGAACCAGTCCGCTGGCGGCAAGGGCGATGGCAAGGGCCGTGGCGATCGCGGCAATGACCGCAACGGCGACAAGCCGGGTGGAAAGCCTCGGGGCAAGCCGCGCGGCAAGGGGCAGGGCCCCCGCGAGGACAAGGCCAAGACCTACCAGGCGCGGCCGCCGCGCAAGGAACAGAAGATCGACCCGGACAATCCCTTTGCCGCGCTGGCGGCCTTGAAGGGCAAGCAATAG
- a CDS encoding RNA-binding S4 domain-containing protein: MAGDEKLRIDKWLWQARFFKSRSLSAACVTGGHLRINGQRTVKASHGVGPGDVLTFSQGQVVRVIRVEALGTRRGPAPEAQALYFDLDPPQDKAPADPPPIARMEGNARPTKRDRRKLQQIRKTEID; this comes from the coding sequence ATGGCCGGGGACGAAAAACTGCGGATCGACAAGTGGTTGTGGCAGGCGCGGTTCTTCAAGAGCCGCAGCCTGTCCGCCGCCTGTGTCACTGGTGGGCATCTGCGGATCAATGGTCAGCGCACGGTCAAGGCTTCGCATGGGGTGGGACCGGGCGATGTGCTGACCTTCTCCCAGGGGCAGGTGGTGCGCGTCATCCGGGTGGAGGCCCTGGGCACCCGGCGCGGCCCGGCGCCCGAGGCGCAGGCGCTGTACTTTGACCTGGACCCGCCGCAGGACAAGGCCCCCGCCGACCCGCCCCCGATCGCCCGGATGGAGGGCAACGCCCGCCCGACCAAGCGGGATCGGCGCAAGTTGCAGCAGATCCGCAAGACCGAGATCGACTGA
- the fdxA gene encoding ferredoxin FdxA — MTYIVNDNCIACKYTDCVEVCPVDCFYEGENMLVIHPDECIDCGVCEPECPADAIRPDTEPDMEKWVEFNRKYSEMWPVIITKKDPLPEADARDGEPGKLEKYFSETPGEGG, encoded by the coding sequence ATGACCTATATCGTCAACGACAACTGCATCGCCTGCAAATACACTGACTGCGTTGAAGTCTGCCCTGTGGATTGTTTCTACGAGGGGGAAAACATGCTGGTGATTCACCCCGACGAATGCATTGATTGCGGCGTCTGCGAGCCGGAATGCCCCGCCGACGCGATTCGGCCGGATACCGAGCCTGACATGGAAAAATGGGTCGAATTCAATCGGAAGTATTCCGAGATGTGGCCGGTGATCATCACCAAGAAAGACCCGCTGCCGGAGGCCGACGCCCGCGATGGGGAGCCCGGCAAACTGGAGAAGTATTTCTCCGAAACCCCTGGCGAGGGCGGCTGA
- a CDS encoding CarD family transcriptional regulator, with translation MTKAKKPEFRPNDYVVYPAHGVGQIISIEEQEIAGISMELFVISFEKDKMTLRVPTHKATEIGMRSLSTPDVVSKAMTTLKGKAKVKRAMWSRRAQEYEQKINSGDLIAIAEVVRDLHRSDDQREQSYSERQLYEAALERLTREVAAVSGGDEVAAAKQVDEVLVSRAA, from the coding sequence ATGACAAAAGCCAAGAAACCCGAATTCCGTCCGAACGATTATGTCGTCTATCCTGCGCATGGGGTGGGTCAGATCATCTCTATCGAGGAGCAGGAGATCGCCGGCATCTCCATGGAGTTGTTCGTCATCTCCTTTGAAAAGGACAAGATGACCCTGCGCGTCCCGACGCACAAGGCGACGGAGATCGGGATGCGGTCCCTGTCCACCCCCGATGTGGTATCCAAGGCGATGACCACGCTGAAGGGCAAGGCCAAGGTCAAGCGCGCCATGTGGTCCCGCCGCGCGCAGGAATACGAACAGAAGATCAATTCCGGCGATCTGATCGCCATCGCTGAGGTCGTGCGTGACCTGCATCGCAGCGATGATCAGCGGGAGCAGAGCTATTCCGAACGCCAGCTGTACGAAGCGGCGCTGGAACGGCTGACCCGCGAAGTCGCGGCTGTGTCCGGCGGGGATGAGGTCGCGGCGGCAAAGCAGGTGGATGAGGTTCTCGTCTCCCGTGCAGCCTGA
- the cobS gene encoding adenosylcobinamide-GDP ribazoletransferase yields MTPARYAPADLLAALGLLSRLPLPDHAPRGAGAAWAYPLAGLVLGALAALAGMLALRLGLPSGGAAIVVLGLSVWLTGALHEDGLADCADGFGVQADRARRLEIMRDSRLGSYGAVALMLALLARWYGLTLVLAQPGGGWAVLGVFALSRSAMVPLMAVLPFARADGLARGMGRVRGGDAALAVGLGLAVVLATAGLRDMLAAGLLAGVAVLALAVRARRLIGGQTGDVLGAAQQVAEIAILAALMV; encoded by the coding sequence ATGACCCCTGCCCGATATGCCCCCGCCGATCTGCTCGCCGCGCTTGGATTGCTCAGCCGGTTGCCGCTGCCCGACCACGCGCCCCGCGGCGCCGGGGCGGCCTGGGCCTATCCGCTGGCGGGGCTGGTGCTGGGCGCGCTTGCGGCCCTGGCGGGAATGCTGGCGCTGCGGCTGGGCCTGCCGTCGGGTGGCGCGGCGATCGTGGTGCTGGGCCTGTCGGTCTGGCTGACCGGCGCGCTGCACGAGGACGGGCTGGCCGATTGCGCGGACGGATTCGGCGTTCAGGCCGACCGCGCGCGCCGGCTGGAGATCATGCGCGACAGCCGGTTGGGCAGCTACGGCGCGGTGGCGCTGATGCTGGCGCTTCTGGCGCGGTGGTACGGTCTGACCCTGGTGCTGGCGCAACCGGGTGGCGGCTGGGCGGTGCTGGGCGTCTTTGCCCTGTCGCGCAGCGCCATGGTGCCGCTGATGGCAGTGCTGCCCTTTGCCCGCGCCGACGGTTTGGCGCGCGGCATGGGCCGGGTGCGCGGGGGCGATGCGGCGCTGGCCGTCGGGCTGGGACTGGCCGTGGTACTGGCCACGGCAGGGCTGCGCGACATGCTGGCAGCCGGGTTGCTGGCCGGCGTCGCGGTGCTGGCGCTGGCGGTGCGGGCCCGGCGGCTGATCGGCGGTCAGACCGGCGACGTGCTGGGCGCCGCGCAACAGGTGGCGGAGATCGCGATCCTGGCTGCATTGATGGTCTGA
- the cobT gene encoding nicotinate-nucleotide--dimethylbenzimidazole phosphoribosyltransferase — translation MSDPFATFTAFAEVLRAAPGPDSGAAAGASARNGQLTKPPGALGRLEDLAEWYAGWRGDPRPRITAPQVLIFAGNHGVAARGVSAFPAEVTAQMVLNFQAGGAAINQLSDLHGAAMSVHPLALDRPTADFTQGPAMTQADCLAALRTGWDAVDPQADLLITGEMGIGNTTSAAAMVHALFGGAAAEWVGRGTGVDAEGLARKAEVVAAGVAANRPVGGLEVLRCLGGREIAAMAGAIARARLLRIPVLLDGFICCAAAAALADVVPGALDHALAGHVSAEAAHPALLSRLGKTPLLSLDLRLGEGSGAALALGVLKGAIACHSGMATFAEAGVSGG, via the coding sequence ATGTCCGACCCCTTTGCCACCTTCACCGCGTTTGCCGAGGTCTTGCGCGCCGCGCCCGGTCCCGATTCCGGCGCTGCTGCCGGCGCGTCGGCGCGCAACGGTCAGCTGACCAAGCCCCCCGGCGCCCTGGGCCGGCTGGAGGATCTGGCGGAGTGGTATGCCGGCTGGCGCGGCGACCCAAGGCCCCGGATCACCGCGCCGCAGGTGCTGATCTTCGCGGGGAATCACGGGGTTGCAGCGCGCGGTGTCTCGGCCTTCCCGGCGGAGGTGACGGCCCAGATGGTGCTGAATTTCCAGGCGGGTGGGGCGGCGATCAACCAATTGTCCGACCTGCATGGCGCGGCCATGTCGGTCCATCCGCTGGCGCTGGACCGTCCCACCGCCGATTTCACCCAGGGCCCGGCGATGACCCAGGCGGACTGCCTGGCCGCCTTGCGCACCGGCTGGGACGCGGTGGATCCGCAGGCCGATCTGCTGATCACCGGAGAGATGGGGATCGGCAACACCACGTCGGCGGCGGCCATGGTCCATGCGCTGTTCGGCGGCGCGGCGGCGGAATGGGTCGGGCGCGGCACCGGCGTGGATGCCGAAGGGCTGGCCCGCAAGGCCGAGGTCGTCGCTGCGGGCGTGGCCGCCAACCGTCCCGTCGGCGGGTTGGAGGTGCTGCGCTGCCTGGGCGGACGGGAAATCGCGGCCATGGCGGGGGCCATCGCACGGGCGCGGCTGCTGCGCATCCCGGTGCTGCTGGATGGGTTCATCTGCTGTGCCGCCGCCGCCGCGCTCGCCGATGTGGTGCCCGGTGCGCTGGATCATGCGCTGGCCGGTCATGTCAGTGCCGAGGCCGCGCATCCTGCGCTGTTGTCCCGGCTGGGCAAGACGCCGTTGCTGTCGCTGGATCTGCGCCTGGGCGAAGGCTCCGGCGCTGCGCTGGCCCTCGGGGTGCTGAAGGGGGCGATTGCCTGCCATTCCGGCATGGCGACCTTTGCCGAGGCGGGGGTGAGCGGCGGCTGA